The following DNA comes from Polyangia bacterium.
GTCGTCGTCGCCGTCATCGTCGTCGTAAGCGCTACAGCGTCTGCAGGTAGGCCACCAGGTCGGCGATCTGCGCGGCGCCCAGCGGCGACGTGACACCGTGGTGGTCGCCGCCGCCACAAGGGCCAAAGCGATCGGCCAGCGTGGGCGCGCAGCCGTCGTGCATGTACGGAGCGCGGGCGGCGACGTTCAGCAACGACGGCACTTGAAACGTTCCGTCGGTGCCGACGTCGGCGGACATGTTGTTGGTGAACCTGTCGCCGTTGTGGCAGGAAGCGCAGCCGACCGACTTGTCATTGAACAGCTGGTGGGCGCGGTGGCGCTGGTCACGGGAGTGTTCGGAGCGCCAGCGCCGGCGTCAAAGCTGATGGTCCCGGTGCCGACAGGATCGGTGCCTGCGTCAATCGAGCCATTGAAAATGTTCGGCTGACAGGGGCCGTGCCTGCCGTCGTTGCGGCAGCCGACCGATGGGTCGCTGACGTCGGTGATATCGGCGGCGAAAACCCGCGGCAGCACCGGCGCACCACCGGGCGAGCCGGCGTTGGTGGCGTTGCCGGCCGCAATCAGCGCGACGCGCTTACCGTCGGGAGAGATCGCGATGTCGACCGGCAACACCATGCCGGGGATGGCAGGCACAGACTTCGGCATCGCATCGGCCGTGGCCACCATCACCGCCGTCTGCACGATGGCGTCGCACGGATTGAATGATCCATAGCCGCCGTTTTGCGCCGGCACTTCGTCCACCAGGCCGCGCTGGTGCACCATCGCGTAGCCGCCGCCGGGAACGGACACCGTACGCCAGGCGACCGCCGCGGAGAAAGTCTGGCCACCGCGCGCTTCCTGGGAGGCGAACTTCGGCGGCGTCAACCGCTGGGTCACCGTGCCCGACGCGTCGACGGTCAACACCTTGGATCAGCAGCACACAGCAACGATCGTGCCGCTGTCCGCGGTGGCCAGTTCCGCGGCGGCGGGCGCGGGAATTGCCGCCGCAGACACGTCGACTTTCTGACATCGTCGTCGCGGGGGCGGCCGGTTTTCCGTCGAGTGCTGGCGATCGGCGACGATTTTCCCACCACGCTGCGCGCCGGGGATCGATGATGGCGCCGTGGAGCCATCGCCGATCAAAAGCGCCGTCGTCCTGCAGCACGCGCCGACCGAAGGACCCGGGCGCGTGGCCGACCTGCTGGCCGAACAAGGGGTCGCCGTTTCTTGCCGTCAGGTCTACGCCGGCGAGCCGGTGCCTGGCCACCTGGACGACGACGCGCTGCTGGTGGTGATGGGCGGCCCGATGGGCGTGGGCGACGCCGGCGATCGCCGCTATCCGTTCTTGGGGCGCGAGATCGCCTTGCTGCAGCAGTTGGTGGCAGCCGATCGGCCGGTGCTGGGAATCTGTTTGGGCGCGCAGCTCCTGGCGGCGGGCGGCGGCGCGCGGGTTTACCCGAATCGCCGGC
Coding sequences within:
- a CDS encoding cytochrome c peroxidase codes for the protein MFNDKSVGCASCHNGDRFTNNMSADVGTDGTFQVPSLLNVAARAPYMHDGCAPTLADRFGPCGGGDHHGVTSPLGAAQIADLVAYLQTL